From a region of the Orcinus orca chromosome 18, mOrcOrc1.1, whole genome shotgun sequence genome:
- the LOC101287398 gene encoding acyl-protein thioesterase 1-like, producing the protein MCGSNVSAPLPAIVPAVRKATDAVIFLHGLGDTGHGWAEAFAGIRSAHIKHICPHAPVMPVTLNVNMAMPSWFDIIGLSLDSQEDETGIKQAAESVKASIEQEVKNGIPSNRMILGGFSQGGALFLYTALTTQQKLAGVTALSCWLPLRASFPQGPISGVNRDISVLLCRGDLGPLVPLMFGSLTAERLKTLVNPANVTFKTYGGMTHSSCEQEVMDIRQFIDKLLPPID; encoded by the coding sequence ATGTGCGGCAGTAACGTGTCGGCCCCCCTGCCCGCCATCGTGCCCGCCGTCCGGAAGGCCACCGACGCGGTAATTTTCCTTCATGGATTGGGAGACACGGGGCATGGATGGGCAGAAGCCTTTGCAGGTATCAGAAGCGCCCACATCAAACACATCTGCCCGCACGCACCAGTTATGCCTGTAACATTAAATGTGAACATGGCCATGCCTTCTTGGTTTGACATTATTGGGCTTTCACTAGATTCCCAGGAAGATGAAACTGGAATTAAACAGGCAGCAGAAAGTGTAAAAGCTTCAATAGAGCAAGAGGTGAAGAATGGCATTCCTTCTAACAGAATGATTTTGGGAGGATTTTCTCAGGGAGGGGCTTTATTTCTGTACACGGCACTGACCACACAGCAGAAGCTGGCCGGCGTCACCGCTCTCAGCTGCTGGCTGCCCCTGCGGGCCTCCTTTCCGCAGGGTCCTATCAGTGGTGTGAATAGAGACATTTCTGTTCTTCTGTGCCGTGGAGATTTGGGTCCATTAGTTCCCCTAATGTTTGGTTCTCTTACTGCTGAAAGGCTAAAAACATTGGTAAATCCAGCCAATGTAACCTTCAAAACCTATGGAGGCATGACGCACAGTTCATGTGAACAGGAAGTGATGGATATCAGGCAGTTCATTGATAAACTCCTACCTCCCATTGATTGA